One Planifilum fimeticola genomic window, GTGAATGATCACCAGCACGAACAATGTGACGATTTCGATAAAACGGCCGGTCAACACCGACCACAAAATGACAATCCAAAAAAGAAAGTGAATCCGGATGCGGATCCCCTGCCAGGGCAGGCTACTCAAGCGGAATCACGTCCCCCGGATCGGCGAACCGATCGTTTATTCTCAGGGCAAAATACAACAAAGACTGTCCCGACCGTTCGCCGATCGTTGCGATGGGTTGTCCCTTCTTCACCCAATCATCGGTCCGCACCTGAATCTTGTCCAACCATCCGTACCAGGTCTCCTTCCCTCCGGGATGGCGAACAATCACCGTCTTCCCCAAACCCTCCCGGTCACCCGCGAACACGACCAGCCCCTCGGCGGAAGCAGTGACGGGACCCGGACCGCTCGCGGCGATCACAATTCCCCGGCCGTCACGGCTGAAGGGCCGGATCACATCCCCTTGTACGGGAGCGGACCAGGAGGCAGAACCGCGGGAGTCCTTCTCCGATTTTGGCTTGAAAACGGGAAGGATCGACGGACTGCCTGCGAACTGTCGCTCATACCACTCTGCGACTCCGGCAAAATTAAAATCCCGTTCCATCACCTGGGCGACAAAATCTTGCGCCTGGCGCCCCGCCGTCGTGTTCGACTGGAAAATCAAATAGGTGACAGTCAGAAGGAGAAAGGAACAAAACAATTGAATCAAAAAACGGTTTTCATTTCGTTTCTTCGTCCTCTCGTTCCAGGGTCCGGGGCGATTCCACGGTTTGACATCCCACCCTGACAGATCGTCTTTTTCCCATTCTTTCCATCTGTTGCCGCCACTGAAGTAAGGACTTCCTTCACGAATCGCCCGAACCCGTCTCTGACGACGCTTGCGGATTCCCCGGCCCCATTCTCGCAT contains:
- a CDS encoding M23 family metallopeptidase; the protein is MREWGRGIRKRRQRRVRAIREGSPYFSGGNRWKEWEKDDLSGWDVKPWNRPGPWNERTKKRNENRFLIQLFCSFLLLTVTYLIFQSNTTAGRQAQDFVAQVMERDFNFAGVAEWYERQFAGSPSILPVFKPKSEKDSRGSASWSAPVQGDVIRPFSRDGRGIVIAASGPGPVTASAEGLVVFAGDREGLGKTVIVRHPGGKETWYGWLDKIQVRTDDWVKKGQPIATIGERSGQSLLYFALRINDRFADPGDVIPLE